CCTGTATTAATCCTAAAACAGATTTCATGTCTTCGGGATTTCCTTTTCTAATATTCATATTATGTGCAATTTATTTTTTGGTCCTATATGTCTTGCTTTTTTCGATTTAAGGCATTTGTTTGTACAAATGAATCTTTTATGGCAATTTCATATATTCTTATTATTAATCAGTTATAAGCTAAAAAAGCGTGTTTTTTGTATGTACTTTTTAACTTTATTTAGCAAATATACAATAGTAGCAAACTAACAAAATAATTTTTAAATCATTCTCACAAAATAAACGATATTTGTGACTTAAAAATAAATCTACAACGATATAGTAATGGAAGAACGCAATAAAACACTGGGAGAGTTTATTATTGAGAACCAAAAAGCATTTCAGTATTCGTCGGGAGAGCTTTCCCGAATTATCAACTCTATACGCTTGGCGGCAAAAGTCGTAAACTATAAAGTAAACAAAGCTGGTTTAGTGGATATCATTGGCGCTGCAGGCGAACAAAATATTCAGGGAGAAGATCAGCAAAAATTAGATGTGTATGCAAACGAAGTATTTATTCAGACGTTAATTAACCGTGAGATTGTCTGTGGAATTGCTTCAGAAGAAAACGACGATTTTATTACTGTTCAGGGGAGCGACAACAGTCATAATAATAAGTACGTGATCTTAATGGATCCGCTTGACGGATCTTCAAATATTGATGTAAATGTTTCTGTGGGAACTATATTTTCAGTTTTTAGAAGAATAACACCAATAGGAACTCCTGTAACAAGCGAGGATTTTTTACAGCCGGGAGTAAATCAAGTTGCAGCAGGATATGTAATTTACGGAACTTCGACAATGTTGGTTTATACAACAGGTCATGGTGTAAATGGATTTACATTAAATCCGGCTATTGGAACATTTTATTTATCACATCCAAACATGAGATTTCCGGAAAACGGAAATATTTATTCGGTTAACGAAGGGAATTATGTTCATTTTCCTCAAGGAGTAAAAAATTATATAAAGTATTGTCAACGTGAAGAAGAGGACAGACCTTATACATCAAGATATATTGGAAGTTTGGTAGCAGATTTTCATCGAAATATGATTAAAGGCGGAATTTATTTATATCCAACAAGTTCAAAAGCACCAAAAGGGAAATTACGTTTATTATATGAGTGTAATCCGATGGCTTTTATTGCAGAACAAGCTGGAGGAAAAGCAACAGATGGTTTTGGAAGAATTATGGAAATCCAGCCGACCGAGTTGCATCAAAGGGTTCCTTTTTTCTGCGGAAGTTATAATATGGTAGAAAAAGCCGAAGAATTTATGACAGAAGCACTTTAGTTTTTAGTCGCAGTTTTCAGTCCAACTTAAACCCGACAGGTTTTAAAAATCTGTCGGGTTTTTCAGTTGCAGCCAACAGTTTTTAGATCACATTTTTGAGTATAAATAGAAAACCCGACAGATTTTTAAAACCTGTCGGGTTGTTTTATTTAAGATTGAGTCTGAAAACTGTGATTGTAAACTATTTTCAAGCCTGCGACTG
This window of the uncultured Flavobacterium sp. genome carries:
- the fbp gene encoding class 1 fructose-bisphosphatase; amino-acid sequence: MEERNKTLGEFIIENQKAFQYSSGELSRIINSIRLAAKVVNYKVNKAGLVDIIGAAGEQNIQGEDQQKLDVYANEVFIQTLINREIVCGIASEENDDFITVQGSDNSHNNKYVILMDPLDGSSNIDVNVSVGTIFSVFRRITPIGTPVTSEDFLQPGVNQVAAGYVIYGTSTMLVYTTGHGVNGFTLNPAIGTFYLSHPNMRFPENGNIYSVNEGNYVHFPQGVKNYIKYCQREEEDRPYTSRYIGSLVADFHRNMIKGGIYLYPTSSKAPKGKLRLLYECNPMAFIAEQAGGKATDGFGRIMEIQPTELHQRVPFFCGSYNMVEKAEEFMTEAL